DNA sequence from the Gopherus evgoodei ecotype Sinaloan lineage chromosome 3, rGopEvg1_v1.p, whole genome shotgun sequence genome:
CCCTCAGGCAACAGCTGGGGCAGTGTCTATTTGGCAAGTAGTATTTCACCTGCCCACTGGAAGGAAGGCTCTGTTAGCGAGTGATGCTCAGGATGCTGGCTATGGACTCAATACAACGGACACTAGGATTTTGCTGAGAGCTCCATACAATGCTCCAGAAGCACAGCTAGTCAAGGTTGGTGCACTCCTTTACCATCTGTGTGCTCAGTCTCTGCACAGCTCTAACAGCATCTACTCTTGCAGGTTCGAGGAGTGACATTCTCTGCAGTGAGAGCAAGTACATTCTACAAGCAACGATGGATGATCTTGATGGTAGATACTGCTGTGGCCTGCCCTGTAGGTGAGACTTAGTATCTCTTTAAATCTAATGCTAAACACTCAAGTATCTTGATGTGATGAGACATGCCTAGTTGCTAACTCCCGAAGTACTGCTCTTGATAATAATGGATGTGCCTAATATTCTTTCTAAATTAAGATGGGATGGATTATACAGATGACACAATTGTATGGACCATTCCAAAAAGCCTCCAAACTCTCTCTGCTGGGTCAACTAGCTTCAATGATCTCCTTGTTGAAATTGGTGTGAATCTACACAAACTTTCTGCCAGAGAAATTGCTTCCAGGAAATATGTGCTATCAAACAATACAGATGAAATTACCATCCAGATGCCCATAGGTGCAGAAGGTGGTTATTACAAGGTTAGTGGATGCCTGTCAGGTCTGAGCTACAAGCAGAAGGCTAACAACTGGTAGGGAGGATTCCCCATTCAGCTACATAAAGCCAATGTGAGTGGCAAAGGGGATTTTAGGGGAGGGGGTGTTTATGCCCCCACTTTTCAATTCTCCACATAAGAACACTGACCAGGGAGCTCTCAGTACTGCACCTGATAAGATTAGCTCTTCCAATTGGCCATGGCTGTCTCATATCAATGAGGGTTGAACCCATAAGGTTCTCCATTTGTCACTTAATGACCTTTGAGAGACACTTCCCTCCTCACTTGTGGAGAAGGTCTCTGATCTGAGGGGACTAAACTTGGAAGAGCAaagctggcaggggagaggacaGGAATATGGATTAAGCAGTTTGGAGCTGAGAAGCACCTGCCTCCTTGTGATTTCTGCTCCTGTACAGAACTTCCCAGAATAGCAGGATAATGCAACTGCAACTTAGTTTGCTCCTGTTGGCACAAGTAAATGGCTTTTGTCAGTTCACCTTTAGTGCTCCAGAAACTACCTATTGCAGGCAACTCTCAACTGTCTGGGTATTAACATAATATACTGAACCTACAACTTGATCTTTCAGACCCATGTGAGTGAGGGACAGCATGGGACAAAATACTACATTAATATGTTTCTGGAACATCAGTGGGAAGACAACAGGTGGGGAGTGACCAAGCATACCATCATCAAGAAAATAGAAACTCCATTTAAACTTGTACCGCCCACCATAACAAACAGTAAGTAACTGAATGAACTCTAAGCTCGCACATCATTTTTTAGCAAAGACCTAATGCCACACCACTTCTTCCTAGATACCAACTCCAGCATTAGGTTGGTCAATGTGACTGTGGGAACATTCCTCCCAGATGTGGAATTGGTGAACTTGACCATAGATGATACAACTGTAACTGTTCCTGAAGCCCTTCAGCATGGATACAAAGTCTATGAGACTAGATACCCTAATGGAAGCAAAGGCTATGTAATGGAAACACCATTTGATGTGCCTAGCATTAAGAAAGAGGTATCTGTTTTAGTACCTAATGCACAGGTTGTTACACTCTATTGCTTGGAGTTTCTAAATGTGACTTGctgctgtgtctctctctccctccctcccctcccagtacTTAACAGAGGACACTAGACTCTATACGCTGAATGTTACACTTGGATTCATAGTACAGCCAGCACATGAGACCTTCACTGTTCCAGTCATAATAATCTATCCTGTCAAGGATGCAGGTAACAAGGGGAGGCTGTGACTGTTAATCTGAGTTGCACCATAAGACAAAGTCAATAGAGTTCCCTTGTGCATGGAATACTAGTATGATCACCTCTCTGTTACAGTGTTGCCTAGTGCAAGAGGATTCTGTGATGATGAAAACCTCTATCTAACAGTCGTTCGTGGCAATGTGGATCAAAACTGGCAGCCCTTCATTTCAAACCTGAGCCTATCACCAGATGCTGCTCAGAAGCACAGCTATGGACTGGATGACAATGGCACCCACTTAACAATTTGTGTTCCTCTCTATGCACCTCATGTACTATATGAGGTAATGATAAATGTGCATGGTGTCCAGCCCTCTAACTGGTGGGAGGAGAGCTAGAATTCCAGAATCTTTCAGTAGGAAGGAGGGGGAAACGCTTCCAGCAAGCAATGTAGGGGTAGTCTCCTCAAAGGACTTAAGCTCAGCATTCCAATGTTGGGCTAAAGTCTCTTGGCTCAGGGGTacacaggtcttccaggggttCATGCATTCCTCTAgatgcctagttttacaacaggctacataaagcCCTCATGAAGTCAGTACAAAACCATTTCCTAGACCATGACTTGTTTTACACTTTTTAATATACTGTACCCTGAATATAAGCACTACCTATTCCAACTGACTTACAGTGTAGTAAAAATGACCAAGTAATTTAATTTACTAAGTGTACtgcaacgtgtgtgtgtggggggggggcaggggtttgggtaAGCAAGTACTTAAAGTGAAACTTGAGGGTAGATGAGACAAATCTATCTCAGGAGTctgtttggaaaggttgagagccacagtCTGGGAAGTACTGGAAACAAAAGTCCTCAGGAGCCCAGGGTGTGAGATGCTGGTCAAAAGTTCCTGCTCCAGAGTAGGAATTTGAACCTGGATATCTTTCCCGCCCCCATTATTTTACCACAAGGTGGTACTACACCTTCCTTCCAGCTGCCTGAAGGGTCCAATCAGCTACTCCTGCTTTTAAGTAGGTCTATTGGATTGGTCCCTGCAGATAAGACAGAAAGGGAAACATAGTTCATGCCAAAACTTCCATCATAACTGAAATAAGTGCCAAGTAGCTAAGCATTAGGATTTAAGCAGCTTGCTGCTAGTACATGGGCAGAAATTTAGATGCCTACAGGGTTAAGCACCAATTGAACAGGAGGCTTTGAaggtctaaatttttggacttagaatatcagggttggaagggacctccaggaggtctagtccagctccctggtCAGGGTAAGAGCAAGACCAATCCTCCAACTAAATCCTCGCAGCCAGGGctttaagcctgaccttaaacttctaagaggagattccaccacctcactaggtaacctattccagtgcttcactaccctcctagtgaaatatgtTTAGGTTGGGTGGTGTTTTTCCTAATAgtctactccttgttctgttctcagtggtagcacatgacagtctagatccatcctctttgtaaccccctttcaggtaatccattcatccagcccatgcttTAACTTGCTGTTAAATACTATGGGAGACTGTGTATTGAAAGCtttgaagtcaaggaataacacagtcactgctttcccctcatccagagCCAGTTACCACCTCATAGAAGGCAACTTAGGTTAGTAAGGCAcaatttgcccttggtgaatccatgctgactgtttctgataaCTCTGCTCTCCTCAATCAATTTTTTTGAGGGCCTGATCATgatttttcctcccctccccatgactgaaatgaggctgagtggcctgtagttccccagatcctccttccttttttaaagatgggcactacataaGCATTTTCCCAGTCATCCAGGACTTCCCAATTTGCCATATGATTGCAGacccattatctttgaaaactcgttagccaactcctttttttttttttttttttttttttttttagcactcagacttgggtgcctaaaattcTCTGCATCTAGCTCAATATGTTGGGCTTTAAACTTGCCATTATTGTGAAATGCCAACCTAATATGGCAGCTGAATCAGAAATGGAACAAATCTTGAGTTACTGTAGCAACTTACCACAGCTGGTGGAACTTCTCATGCCAGAATAAATAAATGCCTGTGGGACACTTGTGCTACACCTTGCACTCCTAACCAAAGATTAGATtttcttccccctgctccctccaactTCACTCTAGCAAGGTTAATGACATTTGGCATTGTTTAGTGGAGTACTGCTGATTATAAACTTGGTGCAACATGAACCCTTACGAAGAGCTCAGAGGTGGCACTAGAAAGCTTTAGCTGCAGAAGTGGCAAACAGTCAAACACTACTTGAGAAACTTCAAAACTACACAGAATGACTAGGTAGCTTCTCCCTTATTGTCTTGTCTGACCTGACCAAGTCTCTCCTACAAACCTGTCTATATTTTAATTGATAGAGTATCAACCACTAGGCTTGACCAGGTGGGTTAAGCTGGTCCATGGCCTCCAATGCACTGCAGAGCTTGaaatgtgggggcaggggacAAATGCTTCATCTGGAGAAGTCACATGACTCATGCCAAAGGATAAAACCCTGGTCTCACTGAATGCATCCGTGACAAccaggccaagatttcaccttttTGGCTTTTTAATTGCCATGCCAGGTCAGTTTAAAGCTCACTTGTTAACTCCTATTGATCAGCAATTAACTTGTGATCTCTCCTAGGAGATTCATTCCTCTGGACTAACAGCTTCACTCCATTTAACAATGAAGGATTACACTCATGCTGACATGATAGACTTCTCAATCTCTTGCAGATTTTCACCTAAAGAACTAATAGGTAAACTTTTATTGCCACCCTATATGGAATGATTGACCAAAATGAGCTAGACTGGTaatgctggctctctgcagtaTTTGGGTGTGGGGGTAGGAAAGTATGCTGAATGAACACATACAATGGATGTCTGCTTGTCTTCAGACTGCCTGCCAAATGGAACAATGGTTATCACTGCACTAAAGCTAGCAGGAATCGCCGATCTGGATACCAGCTTGTTTGTCTTGAGAGACAAACAATGCAGGCCTGTTACAGTGACTGAGAAGAGTGCCACGTTCATATTCAATGTGAACACCTGTGGAACAAGTAGAAAGGTAAAAACCACGCTGACATGACATCTGAGGCAACCAGGTACAGATGGAAAGAGTCAGAGCTTGTTTTGCAGAACATACCCATGAGATGTTAATAGCTGACTTTCCAGAACCAGTAGTACCTTCTTTAGGTGGTCCTAACTATGATCTTGACCTGTCCCACCTACTACATTCTCTGGCTCATCAGGTGCCTCCTCAACACTTTGAAGCCTTCTGGCTAACACTGAAGGCTACGTTGTACCTAGTTACAAAAGTTTTGATATGATGTCAAGTATTGAAGGGGGGGGGagttgccatgttagtctgaatctgtaaaagcagcaaggaatcttgtggcaccttacagactaacagacattttggagcatgagctttcatggctgAATATTCActtagtcagatgcatgtagtggaaatttccaggggcaggtgtatatataagcaagaagcaagctagagataacaaggttagctcaatcagggaggatgaggccctgttctagcagctgaggaggtgtgaaaactaagaggagaaactggttttgtagttgacaagccattcagtctttaatcctgagctgatggtgcagCCATCCTAAACTCATGAtatcaaatttgacaccatctgaCCAACAAAACATGTGTGTCGGTCTTTCAGAGGCCGGTGTTGCTACCACTTCTATTGTAGTAGTGGTCCAATGGCAGAAGCAGGATTAATGGAAGGGATCCATTGGAGAAACACAGGCTGCTTCCTGCACCAAAGATGACCATCTATAAATTACATAAGAGTAAGGTTTGGATGGATTACTGGGTAATGTAGCTCAATTACTTGAGGAACATCAGGCAACTTTTAATGCAACATGCTTCATACAGAATATGGTAGTTCAGTTACTGCTTTCATTGGGCACAGGACACCCTGTCATTGCACAGCATGACACCCTGGACTTACTGGTTTTAGTGTTGCCAGTAGTCAAACAGGATAAATGTGCACACTGACCAATAATCTCTCTGGGGGTTGAAGAAAAGGACATTGTTCTAATACTAGGTCTTGGCTGAGTGCAGGTAATTATTCACTTTTGCCTCCATAGCTAATGTGTAACTAAAATAGCTGTTGCAGCACTTGGGTACCTCCTAGCAACCTAAAACTTGCTTTTGGTGTTAATAGTCTCCAGCTAAATACCTGGTTCTTTCAGTTTGAGGACACCATTATGACCTATGAAAATGAGGTCTCCTACTTCAGACCTGGCAGTATCACACCAATATACCAGTAAGTACTGCTGTACAGATAGAAGGGGAAGGGTTGTTTCTTAAACAAAGATTATAAGTCTCTAAACTCTACTTCTTACACTCAGACTGAAGTGTGCATGTCAATATATAATAAATGAGACCATCATTGTCCAGTACAGCTCCAGAAACAACCCAGCACCAAGTGTTGAGCCAGGGTTTGGCTCTCTTGCTCTAACCTTGAGGCTGTTCAAAGGTAAGGATGGCCATTCTAAGCAGCCTAAGAGCTGGCTTTTCTAAGGGGGTGGAGAGGGTGGCTATGGGAGTAGTGGGAAGAGATTGACCCTAGGATGCAATTTGCACCACTATTGTCACTGATTGTAGTGGTGGCACAATTCCACCTATCACACCCTCAATTTCTAGTAAGTGCATAGGCACCCTCCCTCTGTCTCTAGAAATGTAGATGCTTCTGGAAGGAAGTCTCTGCACCTTAACATCCTACATCATTAGGACTTGGTACTAAGGGATGGTATTGACAAATGTGAAGTCACAACCAACCCCAAATAAGTTAATCATCCTTTGTAAGGATGGAAACACAAGTGGGCAAGGGAAGataaatatgaactataactctggccatgccactttttttttaatcaaggatGGCACTTAGTCCTTGCTCCAAAGTGTTTCTGTAAACAAGCCAGgtgacccctccctcccccccccctttccccagtATAAAGGCAGCACACTCTTTGTGTAGATCCAGGGAGGGGTCTGATCAGCAAATCCCCCTCCTTTGCCCTGATCACTTCATTTCCTATTCACCAAAGATTGTCCCTTCATACCCATGTGCTCATCCTTAAACTGCTGCTGTAGCAAAATGAGATTGGGTGGGTGAGGACTTGGGTAGGGGGACAAACCATGGCCCTGGAAGAAGGGCTCCTCTAATATATCAAGAAGACTTAGTCTTAATATCACTTCTTCTAGATCAGTCTTATTCAGACTCCTATGTGGAAATAGAGTATCCTGTGGTAAAATACTTAAAAGAGGCACTGTAT
Encoded proteins:
- the LOC115647686 gene encoding zona pellucida sperm-binding protein 2-like — encoded protein: MVPNLVLRLFLIGVLASEIWTQDRPGSLSSECLGSLLRVALNAEYFEDKYLIFAVVDQFGTAQEIDETLAAQCGYTIEYNYWGNIEFRASIISCYTHIESDVYTVTVQIQAATNPDMKNALTHLKTVSCPYSPWHPRELVCETNYMEVSVRRNVPQITDLLQDEPEDWALAFPEATAGAVSIWQVVFHLPTGRKALLASDAQDAGYGLNTTDTRILLRAPYNAPEAQLVKVRGVTFSAVRASTFYKQRWMILMVDTAVACPVDGMDYTDDTIVWTIPKSLQTLSAGSTSFNDLLVEIGVNLHKLSAREIASRKYVLSNNTDEITIQMPIGAEGGYYKTHVSEGQHGTKYYINMFLEHQWEDNRWGVTKHTIIKKIETPFKLVPPTITNNTNSSIRLVNVTVGTFLPDVELVNLTIDDTTVTVPEALQHGYKVYETRYPNGSKGYVMETPFDVPSIKKEYLTEDTRLYTLNVTLGFIVQPAHETFTVPVIIIYPVKDAVLPSARGFCDDENLYLTVVRGNVDQNWQPFISNLSLSPDAAQKHSYGLDDNGTHLTICVPLYAPHVLYEEIHSSGLTASLHLTMKDYTHADMIDFSISCRFSPKELIDCLPNGTMVITALKLAGIADLDTSLFVLRDKQCRPVTVTEKSATFIFNVNTCGTSRKFEDTIMTYENEVSYFRPGSITPIYQLKCACQYIINETIIVQYSSRNNPAPSVEPGFGSLALTLRLFKDQSYSDSYVEIEYPVVKYLKEALYFEVELLHSEDPQLELYLEDCWATTSQARDSSPQWSIITDSCKNAEDSHQTIFHKVDSDARVKFPTHLKRFEVKMFTFMQDGNALLEQIYFHCSVVICDARRPASDLLCARRCIPRKQRLGKWIKKSNLCASDAQVLHSNGILMQQADIDSVAVLRHIICMGMCLLEQYSSKVNELDAIIPQSNALGP